The proteins below are encoded in one region of Buttiauxella gaviniae:
- the lpoB gene encoding penicillin-binding protein activator LpoB yields the protein MILTGCIQRSEAPAPVEEVKPVPQQPVEPQPTVPTVPTVPPQPGPIEQPQPTIPATPKVRSYDWGSAMQPMVGKMLQADGVTAGSVLLVDNVNNHTNGSLQTGKATEALRGALANNSKFTLVSAQQLSIAKQQLGLSPQDSLGSRSKAIGIARNVSAQYVLYSNVSGNVNAPTLKMQLMLVQTGEIIWSGSGAVQQTQ from the coding sequence ATGATTTTAACCGGGTGTATTCAGCGTAGTGAAGCCCCTGCGCCTGTGGAAGAAGTGAAGCCTGTGCCTCAACAACCCGTTGAGCCGCAACCGACCGTTCCAACGGTGCCGACGGTTCCGCCTCAGCCTGGCCCGATTGAGCAACCGCAGCCCACTATTCCTGCCACGCCAAAAGTACGTAGCTATGACTGGGGCAGCGCCATGCAGCCGATGGTCGGGAAAATGCTGCAAGCTGACGGTGTAACCGCCGGTAGCGTACTGCTGGTCGATAACGTCAACAACCACACCAATGGTTCGTTACAAACCGGTAAAGCGACAGAAGCACTGCGTGGTGCGCTGGCCAATAACAGCAAATTTACCCTTGTTTCTGCGCAGCAGCTCTCCATTGCCAAACAGCAACTGGGTTTATCTCCGCAAGACAGCCTGGGTTCACGCAGCAAAGCGATTGGTATCGCCCGCAACGTTAGCGCGCAATATGTGCTTTATAGCAATGTAAGCGGTAACGTAAATGCTCCGACGTTGAAAATGCAGTTGATGCTGGTGCAGACCGGTGAAATTATTTGGTCAGGAAGCGGTGCTGTACAACAAACGCAATAA
- a CDS encoding YcfL family protein — MKTNPLLMLLAVGLMVGCSTKPAIPVNEGQALVMEASVLAAGISAEKPEISTDNGATVSHTQLYNEQSKPVNISYRFYWYDAKGLEIHPLEKPRTITLPAKSSVSVSSIASYPDARKVRLYLSL; from the coding sequence ATGAAAACTAACCCGCTGTTAATGCTACTTGCCGTCGGACTGATGGTGGGATGCAGTACCAAACCGGCTATTCCTGTTAACGAGGGGCAAGCATTGGTTATGGAGGCCTCAGTGCTGGCGGCGGGGATCAGTGCTGAAAAACCAGAAATTTCAACTGACAACGGAGCCACTGTTTCACATACCCAACTGTATAATGAGCAGTCAAAGCCTGTGAACATCAGCTATCGTTTCTATTGGTATGACGCAAAAGGGTTGGAAATCCATCCTCTTGAGAAACCGCGTACGATTACACTACCCGCGAAATCTAGCGTTTCGGTGTCATCAATAGCCAGTTATCCAGACGCACGTAAAGTCCGTCTTTATCTCTCTTTATAA
- the hinT gene encoding purine nucleoside phosphoramidase, with amino-acid sequence MAEETIFSKIIRREIPADIVYQDELVTAFRDISPQAPTHILIIPNVLIPTVNHVTADHELALGRMVTVAAKIAEQEGIAEDGYRLIMNCNRHGGQEVYHIHMHLLGGRVLGPMLAHKG; translated from the coding sequence ATGGCCGAAGAAACTATTTTCAGTAAAATTATTCGCCGCGAGATTCCGGCAGATATCGTTTATCAAGATGAGTTAGTTACTGCATTCCGTGACATATCGCCGCAGGCACCTACCCACATCCTTATTATTCCTAATGTCCTGATCCCAACCGTAAACCACGTCACCGCAGACCATGAACTTGCGTTGGGTCGTATGGTAACTGTTGCCGCAAAAATTGCGGAACAAGAAGGGATTGCAGAAGACGGCTATCGCTTGATTATGAATTGCAATCGCCACGGCGGGCAGGAGGTCTATCATATCCATATGCACCTGCTGGGTGGCCGTGTACTTGGGCCGATGCTGGCGCATAAAGGATAA
- the fhuE gene encoding ferric-rhodotorulic acid/ferric-coprogen receptor FhuE, with the protein MSLTISTRDGQRTPACAISMLASCIAFALMPSAAFSATQNTEETMVVENSVANTDSAEDHDYSVKTTTSGTKMLLVPRDIPQSVSIISEQRMKDQKLESLGDVLKNTTGISESVADSDRSSFYSRGFLIDNYMVDGIPTLFESRWNLGDALTDTAMYQQIEVVRGANGLMTGTGNPSAAVNMVRKHADSREFQTNVSAEYGSWNKQRYVADMSTPLTDNGNIRGRVVAGYQDNDSWLDRYNQKKKFFYGVLDADLTEATSLSVGYDYQETNVNDPTWGGIPRWYTDGSKTNPDRSYSTAPDWAYNDKESQRTFVTLKQKLSDDWQLTVNGTHTEMTLESKQMYLDGLVDKNTGLMVSPYGASYPYVGGTGYNTGKRKVDALDTFANGSYELFGRQHELMVGTSYTKQKNTYFSSWENVSDTQLGSFNDYDGNFPETDWSPLSLAQEDTVHQKSAYMATRITLADPLHVIVGARYTKYNLHTLTQDLEKNNTSPYAGIVFDINDDWSTYASYTSVFKPQTERDVQGNYLTPITGNNYEAGLKADWLNSRFTTSLAVFRIEQDNLAQSTGAVIPGSNGETAYREADGTVSKGVEFEINGAVTDDWQMTLGATRYIAEDSEGNAVNPNLPRTSVKLFSSYRLPMLRELTVGGGVNWQNHVWSDVSVPGGTFRAEQGSYALVDLFARYQVTKAFSVQANLDNLFDKTYDTNIDSRSIVYGAPRNFSVSANYAF; encoded by the coding sequence ATGTCTTTAACCATTTCTACCAGGGATGGGCAGCGCACACCTGCCTGCGCTATTTCTATGCTGGCATCCTGTATTGCTTTTGCACTCATGCCATCAGCCGCGTTTTCTGCAACACAAAATACTGAAGAAACAATGGTCGTCGAGAATTCGGTCGCCAATACGGACAGCGCAGAAGATCACGATTACAGCGTTAAAACCACCACCAGCGGAACAAAAATGCTGCTGGTTCCACGCGATATTCCTCAGTCGGTCAGCATCATCAGCGAACAGCGAATGAAGGATCAAAAGCTGGAATCTCTGGGTGATGTGTTGAAAAATACCACCGGTATTTCTGAAAGCGTCGCTGACTCGGACCGCAGTTCTTTCTATTCGCGCGGCTTTTTGATCGACAACTATATGGTCGATGGCATTCCAACGCTGTTTGAATCACGCTGGAACCTGGGCGACGCGCTGACCGATACGGCAATGTATCAGCAAATTGAAGTGGTGCGCGGGGCTAATGGCCTGATGACCGGTACCGGCAACCCTTCCGCTGCGGTGAATATGGTGCGTAAACATGCCGATAGCCGTGAATTCCAGACCAATGTTTCTGCAGAGTATGGAAGCTGGAATAAACAGCGCTATGTGGCTGATATGTCTACTCCCCTGACAGACAACGGTAATATTCGTGGCCGCGTCGTGGCGGGTTATCAGGATAACGACAGCTGGCTTGACCGCTATAACCAAAAGAAAAAGTTCTTCTATGGCGTGCTGGATGCCGATCTCACCGAAGCCACTAGCCTCTCCGTTGGTTATGACTATCAGGAAACTAACGTCAATGATCCAACCTGGGGCGGGATCCCACGCTGGTATACCGATGGCAGCAAAACCAATCCGGATCGTAGCTATAGCACTGCGCCTGACTGGGCTTACAACGACAAAGAATCTCAACGCACTTTTGTTACGCTGAAACAAAAATTAAGCGACGACTGGCAGCTTACCGTCAACGGGACCCACACCGAAATGACGCTGGAAAGCAAGCAAATGTATCTGGATGGGCTGGTGGATAAGAACACCGGTTTGATGGTTAGCCCTTATGGCGCATCCTATCCATACGTGGGCGGCACCGGTTATAACACCGGGAAACGTAAAGTCGATGCACTTGATACGTTTGCCAATGGCTCTTATGAGCTGTTTGGTCGCCAGCATGAACTGATGGTCGGGACCAGCTATACCAAACAGAAAAATACCTATTTCAGCTCATGGGAAAACGTCAGCGATACGCAGCTCGGTAGTTTCAATGATTATGACGGTAACTTCCCGGAAACGGACTGGAGCCCACTGAGTCTCGCGCAGGAAGATACTGTTCATCAGAAATCTGCCTATATGGCGACACGTATCACCCTTGCCGACCCGCTACATGTCATCGTTGGGGCGCGTTATACCAAATACAATCTGCATACGTTAACGCAAGATCTGGAGAAAAATAACACCTCTCCTTATGCCGGTATTGTTTTTGATATCAATGACGATTGGTCAACCTATGCCAGCTATACCTCGGTGTTTAAACCGCAGACCGAACGCGATGTGCAAGGTAATTACCTGACCCCTATTACCGGGAATAACTACGAAGCGGGCTTAAAAGCAGACTGGCTGAATAGCCGTTTCACCACCTCACTGGCCGTGTTCCGTATTGAACAAGATAACCTCGCGCAATCTACCGGCGCGGTTATTCCTGGCAGCAATGGCGAAACAGCCTACCGTGAAGCTGACGGTACCGTGAGTAAAGGCGTTGAATTTGAAATTAACGGTGCGGTAACCGATGACTGGCAAATGACGCTGGGTGCCACCCGCTATATTGCAGAAGACAGCGAAGGCAATGCGGTTAACCCGAATCTGCCACGTACCTCGGTAAAACTCTTCAGCAGCTATCGTTTGCCAATGCTGCGCGAGCTGACTGTTGGCGGCGGTGTGAACTGGCAAAACCACGTGTGGTCTGACGTTTCAGTCCCGGGTGGCACCTTCCGTGCGGAGCAAGGCAGCTATGCGCTGGTTGATTTGTTCGCGCGTTATCAGGTGACCAAAGCCTTCTCCGTCCAGGCGAACCTCGATAATCTGTTCGACAAAACCTACGACACCAATATCGATAGCCGTTCAATCGTTTATGGCGCACCGCGTAACTTCTCGGTGAGTGCTAATTACGCTTTCTAA
- the ptsG gene encoding PTS glucose transporter subunit IIBC, whose product MFKNAFANLQKVGKSLMLPVSVLPIAGILLGVGSANFSWLPAVVSHVMAEAGGSVFANMPLIFAIGVALGFTNNDGVSALAAVVAYGIMVKTMAVVAPLVLHLPAEEIASKHLADTGVLGGIISGAIAAYMFNRFYRIKLPEYLGFFAGKRFVPIISGLAAIFMGVVLSFIWPPIGTAIQTFSQWAAYQNPVVAFGIYGFVERCLVPFGLHHIWNVPFQMQIGEYTNAAGQVFHGDIPRYMAGDPTAGKLSGGFLFKMYGLPAAAIAIWHSAKPENRAKVGGIMISAALTSFLTGITEPIEFSFMFVAPILYVIHAILAGLAFPICILLGMRDGTSFSHGLIDFIVLSGNSSKLWLFPIIGLCYAAIYYTVFRVLIKALDLKTPGREDATSETSATSTSEMAPALVSAFGGKENITNLDACITRLRVSVADISKVDQAGLKKLGAAGVVVAGSGVQAIFGTKSDNLKTEMDEWIRNS is encoded by the coding sequence ATGTTTAAGAATGCATTTGCTAACCTGCAAAAGGTGGGTAAATCGCTGATGTTGCCAGTATCCGTACTGCCTATCGCAGGTATCCTGCTGGGCGTCGGTTCTGCAAACTTCAGCTGGCTGCCAGCCGTGGTTTCTCATGTTATGGCGGAAGCGGGCGGTTCAGTTTTCGCCAACATGCCGCTGATCTTCGCAATCGGTGTCGCGCTGGGCTTCACCAACAACGATGGCGTTTCCGCGCTGGCCGCTGTGGTTGCTTACGGCATCATGGTGAAAACCATGGCTGTGGTTGCACCGCTGGTTCTGCATCTGCCTGCTGAAGAAATCGCGTCAAAACACCTGGCTGATACCGGTGTTCTGGGCGGTATTATCTCTGGTGCCATTGCCGCGTACATGTTTAACCGTTTCTACCGCATCAAGCTGCCAGAATACCTGGGCTTCTTCGCGGGTAAACGTTTCGTACCGATCATCTCTGGTCTGGCTGCGATCTTCATGGGCGTTGTGCTGTCCTTCATCTGGCCTCCAATCGGTACGGCTATTCAGACCTTCTCACAGTGGGCTGCTTACCAGAACCCGGTTGTGGCATTCGGTATCTACGGCTTCGTAGAACGTTGCCTGGTACCATTTGGTCTGCACCACATCTGGAACGTTCCATTCCAGATGCAAATTGGTGAATACACCAACGCGGCGGGCCAGGTATTCCACGGTGATATCCCACGTTATATGGCAGGCGACCCAACTGCGGGCAAACTGTCTGGTGGCTTCCTGTTCAAAATGTACGGTCTGCCTGCTGCGGCTATCGCAATCTGGCACTCAGCTAAACCTGAGAACCGTGCAAAAGTCGGCGGTATCATGATCTCCGCTGCGTTGACCTCGTTCCTGACCGGTATTACCGAGCCAATCGAGTTCTCCTTCATGTTCGTTGCTCCAATCCTGTACGTAATCCACGCGATTCTGGCAGGCCTGGCGTTCCCAATCTGTATCCTGCTGGGTATGCGTGACGGGACTTCCTTCTCACACGGTCTGATTGACTTCATCGTGCTGAGCGGTAACAGCAGCAAACTGTGGCTGTTCCCAATCATTGGCCTGTGCTACGCGGCGATTTACTACACCGTGTTCCGTGTGCTGATTAAAGCGCTGGACCTGAAAACCCCAGGTCGTGAAGACGCAACTTCCGAGACCTCTGCTACTTCCACAAGCGAAATGGCACCGGCTCTGGTTAGCGCTTTCGGCGGTAAAGAAAACATCACTAACCTGGATGCGTGTATTACCCGTCTGCGTGTTAGCGTGGCCGACATCTCTAAAGTCGACCAGGCTGGCCTGAAGAAATTGGGTGCAGCAGGTGTAGTGGTAGCTGGTTCAGGTGTTCAGGCAATCTTCGGTACTAAATCCGATAACCTGAAAACTGAAATGGATGAGTGGATCCGTAACAGCTAA
- a CDS encoding metal-dependent hydrolase, translating into MFLVDSHCHLDGLDYQSLHKSVDDVLEKAAARDVKFCLAVATTLNGYRDMRKLVGERHNVAYSCGVHPLNQDETYDVEELRRLAADPGVVALGETGLDYFYTPETKPRQQESFRHHIQIGRELNKPVIVHTRDARADTLAILHEEKVTDCGGVLHCFTEDRETAGKLLDMGFYISFSGILTFRNAEQLREAARYVPLDRILVETDSPYLAPVPHRGKENQPAMTRDVAEYMAVLKGVSLEELAVATTKNFATLFHIPDSRLQSV; encoded by the coding sequence ATGTTCCTGGTTGATTCACATTGCCACCTCGATGGTCTTGATTACCAATCCCTGCATAAAAGCGTTGATGACGTTCTGGAAAAAGCTGCCGCGCGTGATGTGAAGTTTTGCCTCGCGGTGGCAACCACGCTTAATGGTTATCGTGATATGCGTAAACTGGTGGGCGAACGTCACAACGTCGCTTATTCATGTGGTGTGCACCCGCTGAATCAGGACGAAACGTATGATGTTGAGGAGCTTCGCCGTCTGGCTGCAGATCCGGGCGTCGTTGCGCTGGGTGAGACTGGCCTGGATTATTTTTACACGCCTGAAACCAAGCCGCGCCAGCAGGAGTCTTTCCGCCATCATATCCAGATCGGGCGGGAACTTAACAAGCCTGTGATTGTGCACACCCGAGATGCACGCGCTGATACGCTCGCCATTCTTCACGAAGAGAAAGTGACAGACTGCGGTGGGGTACTACACTGTTTTACGGAAGACAGAGAAACTGCTGGAAAATTGCTCGATATGGGCTTTTACATCTCTTTCTCTGGGATTCTCACGTTTCGCAATGCTGAACAACTCAGGGAAGCGGCGCGTTATGTGCCACTGGATCGCATCCTGGTGGAGACAGATTCTCCTTACCTTGCGCCAGTGCCGCATCGTGGTAAGGAAAATCAACCGGCAATGACGCGCGACGTAGCGGAATATATGGCGGTGTTGAAAGGCGTTTCACTCGAGGAGTTGGCCGTTGCGACGACAAAAAACTTCGCTACGTTGTTCCATATTCCTGACTCCCGCTTACAATCCGTCTGA
- the holB gene encoding DNA polymerase III subunit delta': MKWYPWLRAPFEQILSQYQAGRGHHALLLHSLAGMGDDALIYALTRWLMCQKPQGSKSCGQCRSCQLMQAGTHPDSYVVAPEKGKSSLGIDAIREITEKLYSHAQQGGAKVVWLEDAGLLTEAAANALLKTLEEPPANTWFFLGCREPARLPATLRSRCLYWYLTPPDETFALAWLAREISLDSAHLRAALRLSSGAPAGALALLQPESWKQRQLLCEKLNEACATKNMLALLPALNSDDATVRVHWLCSLLVDALKWQQGAASWLTNDDQQPLVANLANSATPAMLQAILHNWFTCREALLTVVGVNRELLLTEQLLTWERLMQPGAVLPPFHL; encoded by the coding sequence ATGAAATGGTACCCATGGTTACGCGCGCCGTTTGAGCAAATTCTCAGCCAGTATCAGGCCGGGCGTGGTCACCATGCGTTACTGCTTCATTCACTTGCGGGCATGGGTGATGACGCGCTAATTTACGCGCTCACACGCTGGCTGATGTGCCAGAAGCCACAGGGCAGTAAAAGCTGCGGTCAATGCCGCAGTTGTCAGTTGATGCAGGCAGGAACACATCCCGATAGCTATGTAGTCGCCCCTGAGAAAGGTAAATCGAGCCTCGGGATTGACGCTATCCGCGAGATCACCGAAAAGCTGTATAGCCATGCTCAGCAGGGGGGGGCAAAAGTCGTATGGCTGGAAGATGCCGGCTTGCTTACCGAAGCGGCGGCCAACGCGTTACTAAAAACTCTCGAAGAGCCGCCAGCGAATACCTGGTTTTTCCTTGGCTGCCGGGAACCGGCTCGTTTGCCCGCCACGCTGCGTAGCCGCTGCCTGTACTGGTATTTAACGCCGCCTGATGAAACCTTTGCTCTGGCATGGCTTGCGCGTGAAATATCATTAGATAGCGCTCACTTACGTGCCGCACTGCGTTTAAGCTCTGGCGCTCCCGCTGGTGCTCTGGCCTTGCTGCAACCTGAGTCGTGGAAACAGCGGCAGCTATTGTGCGAAAAACTTAACGAAGCCTGTGCGACTAAAAATATGTTAGCGTTGCTGCCCGCATTAAACAGTGATGATGCGACCGTTCGCGTTCACTGGTTATGCTCCCTGCTGGTTGATGCACTAAAATGGCAGCAAGGGGCCGCGTCCTGGCTCACCAACGATGATCAGCAGCCTCTGGTGGCGAACCTTGCCAACAGCGCGACGCCTGCGATGTTACAAGCCATATTGCATAACTGGTTTACCTGTCGTGAAGCGCTGCTCACCGTCGTAGGCGTAAACCGTGAATTATTGCTGACTGAACAATTGCTCACCTGGGAGCGTTTAATGCAACCGGGTGCGGTCCTTCCTCCTTTCCATCTTTAA
- the tmk gene encoding dTMP kinase yields the protein MVSKFIVIEGLEGAGKTNAHNVVVATLKELGVTDLVFTREPGGTPLAERLRELTLNNKGIGDEIVTDKAEVLMFYAARVQLVETVIKPALSRGAWVIGDRHDLSTQAYQGGGRCIDQELLMALRNTVLGDFYPDLTIYLDVTPEVGLTRARARGELDRIEQESVDFFNRTRARYLELAANDSRIRTIDATQSLDDVSQDVRNAVLEWAKGLA from the coding sequence ATGGTCAGTAAATTTATCGTCATCGAAGGGCTCGAAGGAGCAGGGAAAACTAACGCGCATAACGTGGTGGTTGCGACCTTAAAAGAGCTGGGGGTTACTGACCTGGTATTCACGCGTGAGCCAGGCGGCACGCCGCTTGCAGAAAGATTGCGCGAGTTGACGCTGAATAACAAAGGCATCGGCGATGAAATCGTGACGGATAAAGCAGAAGTGCTGATGTTCTACGCGGCGCGTGTGCAATTAGTTGAAACGGTTATCAAGCCGGCGCTGTCACGCGGCGCATGGGTGATTGGCGACCGTCATGATCTTTCAACCCAGGCCTATCAGGGCGGCGGCCGCTGTATCGATCAAGAGTTACTGATGGCGCTGCGCAATACGGTGCTCGGTGATTTTTACCCGGACCTGACGATTTATCTGGATGTTACGCCAGAAGTTGGCCTGACCCGAGCGCGAGCGCGTGGCGAACTCGATCGCATTGAGCAGGAGTCTGTCGACTTCTTTAACCGCACCCGTGCGCGTTATCTGGAGCTTGCGGCGAACGATAGCCGTATTCGCACCATTGATGCCACCCAATCGCTGGATGACGTTTCACAAGACGTGCGTAACGCCGTGCTTGAGTGGGCTAAGGGGCTGGCGTAA
- the yceG gene encoding cell division protein YceG, translating into MKKMLRFFLLLLVLFGVAAGVGLYKVRKLADSHLTITQETIFTLKPGTGRLALGKQLYDEKLLNRPRVFQWLLKVEPDLAKFKAGTYRFTPQMTVRDMLKLLASGKEAQFPIRFVEGTRLSDWLKQLREAPFIQHTLKDDSYATVAEALKFENPEWVEGWFFPDTWLYTANTTDTALLKRAHDRMVKAVQVAWDGKKEGLPYKSQNDLVTMASIIEKETAVAQERDQVASVFINRLRIGMRLQTDPTVIYGMGASYNGKLTRKDLETPTPYNTYVISGMPPGPIAIPGDASLQAAAHPAKTPYLYFVADGKGGHTFNTNLASHNQAVQAYIKALKDKNGQ; encoded by the coding sequence ATGAAAAAGATGCTACGTTTCTTTCTGCTATTGTTGGTGCTGTTCGGCGTGGCGGCAGGCGTGGGCTTATACAAAGTCCGTAAGCTTGCTGACAGCCACCTGACCATTACGCAAGAAACCATATTTACCCTGAAACCGGGTACGGGCCGCCTGGCGTTAGGTAAGCAGTTATATGATGAGAAACTGCTTAATCGCCCGCGAGTCTTTCAGTGGCTGTTAAAAGTGGAGCCAGATCTGGCGAAGTTCAAAGCAGGAACCTACCGTTTTACTCCACAAATGACCGTCCGGGATATGCTTAAATTGTTAGCCAGCGGCAAAGAAGCCCAATTCCCGATTCGCTTTGTGGAAGGCACGCGCCTGAGTGACTGGCTAAAACAGCTGCGCGAAGCGCCGTTTATCCAGCACACGCTTAAAGATGACAGCTATGCCACCGTTGCCGAAGCCTTAAAATTCGAAAACCCTGAGTGGGTGGAGGGCTGGTTCTTCCCGGATACATGGCTTTATACCGCCAATACCACGGATACCGCACTGTTAAAGCGTGCACATGATCGTATGGTTAAAGCGGTGCAGGTTGCATGGGACGGTAAAAAAGAGGGGCTGCCGTATAAATCTCAAAATGATTTGGTCACCATGGCCTCGATTATTGAGAAAGAAACGGCAGTCGCACAGGAACGCGATCAGGTCGCATCGGTGTTCATTAACCGTCTACGAATCGGCATGCGTTTACAAACCGATCCCACTGTAATTTACGGTATGGGCGCAAGTTACAATGGTAAACTGACGCGCAAAGATCTGGAAACGCCGACGCCGTATAATACCTATGTCATTAGCGGTATGCCGCCGGGGCCAATTGCTATTCCAGGGGATGCGTCATTACAGGCTGCGGCCCACCCAGCGAAAACGCCTTACCTTTATTTTGTTGCGGATGGAAAGGGCGGTCACACATTTAATACGAACCTGGCAAGCCATAATCAGGCTGTGCAGGCGTATATCAAAGCACTGAAGGACAAGAATGGTCAGTAA
- the pabC gene encoding aminodeoxychorismate lyase → MYLINGELTAHLPANDRAVQFGDGCFTTARVVNGKVRFLEQHIDRLKHACEKLLIPFVEWSLLETEMQQMAAAEQLAVLKVVITRGQGGRGYSAANCLHPARLLSVSAYPGFYPQWREQGISLALSPIQLGINPHLAGIKHLNRLEQVLIRTHLEQTSAQEALVLDSDGWLTECCAANLFWRKGSQVFTPNIDKSGVNGTMRQHIIACLAGSSWQITEVREKLDTLAQADEVLICNALMPVIPVNQAQSWRFESRELYQFLAPLCE, encoded by the coding sequence ATGTATTTAATCAATGGTGAGTTAACGGCACACTTACCTGCAAACGATCGCGCAGTGCAGTTTGGTGACGGCTGTTTCACTACGGCGCGTGTTGTTAACGGTAAGGTTCGTTTTTTAGAACAGCATATCGACCGGTTAAAACATGCCTGTGAAAAACTTCTGATCCCGTTTGTCGAATGGTCTTTGCTTGAGACTGAAATGCAGCAGATGGCGGCGGCCGAGCAATTAGCTGTCCTGAAAGTAGTTATTACGCGCGGTCAGGGGGGGCGAGGTTATAGCGCTGCAAATTGCCTGCATCCTGCTCGCCTGCTTAGCGTTTCCGCTTATCCTGGTTTTTATCCGCAATGGCGTGAACAGGGAATAAGCCTTGCATTAAGCCCGATTCAATTAGGCATCAACCCCCATCTTGCAGGTATTAAACATCTTAATCGCCTCGAACAGGTGCTGATTCGTACGCATCTTGAACAGACGTCAGCTCAAGAAGCCCTGGTTCTTGACAGCGATGGGTGGCTTACGGAATGCTGTGCCGCTAATTTGTTCTGGCGTAAAGGATCTCAGGTGTTTACGCCCAATATAGATAAATCTGGTGTAAATGGCACCATGCGCCAGCATATTATCGCCTGTCTTGCCGGTTCATCCTGGCAGATAACCGAAGTGCGAGAAAAATTGGACACCTTGGCTCAGGCTGATGAGGTACTGATTTGTAACGCATTGATGCCAGTGATCCCTGTTAATCAGGCGCAATCCTGGCGATTTGAGTCTCGCGAGCTTTATCAATTTTTAGCGCCACTGTGTGAGTAA
- the fabF gene encoding beta-ketoacyl-ACP synthase II, protein MSKRRVVVTGLGMLSPVGNTVESTWKALLAGQSGISLIDHFDTSAYATKFAGLVKDFNCDDIISRKEQRKMDAFIQYGIVAGHQAMLDSGLEVTEENAIRIGAAIGSGIGGLGLIEENHTSLVNGGPRKISPFFVPSTIVNMVAGHLTIMFGLRGPSISIATACTSGVHNIGQAARMIAYGDADAMLAGGAEKASTPLGVGGFGAARALSTRNENPQAASRPWDKDRDGFVLGDGAGMMVLEEYEHAKKRGAKIYAEVVGFGMSSDAYHMTSPPENGAGAALAMENALRDAGITPGMVGYVNAHGTSTPAGDKAETQAVKTIFGEDAYRVLVSSTKSMTGHLLGAAGAVESIYSVLALRDQAIPPTINLDNPDEGCDLDFVPHEARQVKGMEYTLCNSFGFGGTNGSLIFKKV, encoded by the coding sequence GTGTCTAAGCGTCGTGTAGTTGTGACCGGACTGGGCATGTTGTCTCCTGTCGGCAATACCGTAGAGTCTACCTGGAAAGCTCTCCTTGCCGGTCAGAGTGGCATCAGCCTAATCGACCATTTCGATACTAGCGCCTATGCAACGAAATTTGCTGGCTTAGTAAAGGATTTTAACTGTGACGACATCATTTCGCGCAAAGAACAGCGCAAAATGGATGCCTTCATTCAATATGGAATTGTTGCTGGCCACCAGGCCATGCTGGATTCTGGTCTGGAAGTAACGGAAGAGAACGCAATCCGTATCGGCGCCGCTATCGGTTCTGGTATTGGTGGTCTGGGTCTTATCGAAGAGAACCACACCTCTCTGGTGAACGGTGGCCCACGTAAGATCAGCCCGTTCTTTGTACCGTCTACTATCGTAAATATGGTGGCAGGTCACCTGACCATTATGTTCGGCCTGCGTGGGCCAAGCATTTCCATCGCTACAGCGTGTACTTCTGGTGTGCATAACATCGGTCAGGCAGCGCGTATGATCGCTTATGGCGATGCAGACGCTATGCTGGCAGGTGGTGCAGAGAAAGCCAGTACACCGTTAGGCGTGGGTGGCTTTGGTGCTGCGCGTGCGCTCTCAACTCGCAATGAAAACCCGCAAGCGGCAAGCCGTCCGTGGGATAAAGACCGTGATGGTTTTGTGCTGGGTGATGGCGCGGGCATGATGGTACTCGAAGAGTACGAACATGCTAAAAAACGTGGCGCGAAAATCTACGCAGAAGTCGTTGGTTTTGGTATGAGCAGCGATGCTTATCACATGACTTCTCCGCCAGAAAATGGGGCGGGTGCTGCACTGGCTATGGAAAATGCTTTGCGTGATGCAGGTATTACTCCAGGCATGGTGGGTTATGTGAACGCCCATGGCACCTCTACGCCAGCTGGCGATAAAGCTGAAACGCAGGCGGTTAAGACTATTTTTGGTGAAGACGCCTACCGTGTTTTGGTGAGCTCAACCAAGTCTATGACCGGTCACCTGTTAGGTGCTGCGGGGGCGGTAGAGTCAATCTACTCCGTGCTCGCGCTGCGCGATCAGGCGATTCCACCAACAATTAACCTCGATAATCCTGACGAAGGTTGCGATCTGGACTTTGTTCCTCATGAAGCGCGCCAGGTGAAAGGAATGGAGTACACTCTGTGTAACTCCTTCGGGTTTGGTGGTACAAACGGCTCATTGATCTTTAAAAAGGTCTAA